The sequence CGCCCAGAAGATTGCCGCTGAAATGCAGCCCTATGCCGGCGCCCTCACGCTGCAGGACCTGCGTGACTACAAGGTGGTGGAGCGTGAGCCCGTGCGCGGAACCTACCGTGGCTACCAGATCGTGACCATGCCGCCGCCCTCCTCCGGTGGCGCCCACCTGGTACAGATACTGAACATGCTGGAACGCTGGCCGCTGAACCAATGGGGCGCCAACAGCGCGCAAAGCATCCACTACATGGCCGAGGCCTCCAAGCTGGCCTATGCCGACCGCTCCGAATACCTGGGTGATCCCGGCTTTGTGAAGGTGCCGCTGCAGGGCCTGAGCTCCAAGCGTTATGCCGACGAGCTGGCCGCCACCATACAGCCCGGCAAGGCGCGCGCGTCCAAGGACATCAAGCCCGGCAAGCCCCAGCCCTATGAAAGCAACCAGACCACGCATTACTCGGTGGTGGACAAGGCTGGCAACGCCGTGGCCGTGACCTATACGCTCAACACCAACTTCGGCACCGGCATCGTGGCCAAGGGCACGGGCATTTTGCTGAACAACGAAATGGATGACTTCGCCGCCAAGGCCGGCGTGGCCAATGCCTACGGCCTGGTGGGTGGCGACGCCAACTCCGTGGCCCCGGGCAAGCGCCCGCTGTCATCCATGACGCCCACCATGGTGCTGCAGGGCGGCAAGCCCGTGCTGGTGACCGGCAGCCCTGGTGGCGCCCGCATCATCACCACCGTGCTGCAAACCGTGGTCAACACCATCGACTACCAGATGAACCCGGCCGAGGCCGCTGCCGCCCCCCGCATCCACCACCAGTGGCTGCCGGATGAGCTGCGCATTGAGAAAACGCTCAGCCCCGATACCGTGAACCTGCTCAGGCAATGGGGCCACAATGTGGCCGTGAAGCCCTCCATGGGACGCACCCAGACCATACAGCTGCGCAGCGGTGTGCTCTATGGCGCCTCCGATCCGCGCAACCCCGACGGCAAGACGCTGGGGTACTGAGCCTGCACAGCCGGCCTTGTGCCGACTTCCCATGCCGCGCCTTGAGCGCGGCTTTTTTATGCATGCGGCATGTCGGACCCCGTGGATTTCCCCTATTCCTTATGCGCCATTGTTTGCAGAAATTGTATACAAAGCAAATGACGAGTCGCTATGATGAACCCAATGGACAACTCCACCACCAGCACCATCGCCGACGCGCTGACCCGCGCCATCGTCGAACACAAACTGCTGCCCGGCACCAAGCTGGCCGAGCAAAAACTGGCCGATCACTTTGGTGTCTCCCGCACCCTGGTGCGCCAGGCCTTGTTTACCCTGTCCCAAAACCGCCTGGTCACGCTGGAGCCGGCGCGGGGAGCCTTTGTCAGCACCCCGTCTGTGGAAGAGGCCAAACAGGTCTTTGCCGTGCGCTCCATGCTGGAAAGCGAGATGACCCGCGCCTTTGTGCGCCAGGTCACGCCCGCGCAGATCAAAAGCCTCAAGGCCCATATCGCCGCGGAAAAGAAAGCCATGACCGGCAACGATGTCGGCCAGCGCACCGAGCTGCTGGGCGATTTCCACGTGGTGATGGCCGCACTCATGGGCAACCAGGTGCTGGCCATGCTGCTGGGCGATCTGATCTCGCGCTGCGCACTGATCACGCTGATGTACCAGAGCACCAGTGCGGCCGAACACTCGCATGAAGAGCATGAGGCCATCGTCCAGGCCCTGGCCCGCAAGGACGAAGCCACCGCAGTACGCCTGATGCAAGAGCATCTTTTGCATGTGGAGCAAGGCCTGACCTTTGACCGCGACCTGCCCAGCAGCGACCTGTCCATGGCCCTGTCCTCCGTCACTCCCTGATTTTCTACCCACGCCATGACCTACGACGCCACCGC comes from Comamonas sp. GB3 AK4-5 and encodes:
- a CDS encoding GntR family transcriptional regulator, translating into MDNSTTSTIADALTRAIVEHKLLPGTKLAEQKLADHFGVSRTLVRQALFTLSQNRLVTLEPARGAFVSTPSVEEAKQVFAVRSMLESEMTRAFVRQVTPAQIKSLKAHIAAEKKAMTGNDVGQRTELLGDFHVVMAALMGNQVLAMLLGDLISRCALITLMYQSTSAAEHSHEEHEAIVQALARKDEATAVRLMQEHLLHVEQGLTFDRDLPSSDLSMALSSVTP
- the ggt gene encoding gamma-glutamyltransferase, whose amino-acid sequence is MSMPTPWIASSMALAIAALAACSSPQSSAPAATSATTAAAPAQTAAGQAAAAAYDFDMDVFHPVQARQGMVASEQELASQIGLQILKSGGNAVDAAVAMGFALAVALPNAGNIGGGGFMMLHDAKSGKDVALDFREVAPARATRDMYLDAKGNVIDGKSLYTHYAVGVPGTVAGMEHALKKWGSMPLSRVMAPAIALAEKGYPVSVTLAKTLGQEKKNMGQWPATQAVFWKNGAPLKAGELLVQKDLAQSMRLISQQGAKAFYEGAIAQKIAAEMQPYAGALTLQDLRDYKVVEREPVRGTYRGYQIVTMPPPSSGGAHLVQILNMLERWPLNQWGANSAQSIHYMAEASKLAYADRSEYLGDPGFVKVPLQGLSSKRYADELAATIQPGKARASKDIKPGKPQPYESNQTTHYSVVDKAGNAVAVTYTLNTNFGTGIVAKGTGILLNNEMDDFAAKAGVANAYGLVGGDANSVAPGKRPLSSMTPTMVLQGGKPVLVTGSPGGARIITTVLQTVVNTIDYQMNPAEAAAAPRIHHQWLPDELRIEKTLSPDTVNLLRQWGHNVAVKPSMGRTQTIQLRSGVLYGASDPRNPDGKTLGY